The sequence catttattttttactttgtacttttactcaaattaaaacatttagtactttttccaccactgtacttaagtacattttaaaccagatacttttacacttttactcaagtattattttctgggtgacttttacttgagtaactttttATTGAGCTACAGTATCTTTACTTTTCCTAAAGTATggcaatttagtactttttccaccactgtctttTTCGAGGATAGTTGTCTGTAAATTAACAATGTAGCCTTCATGATAGTCTTTTCTCAGGGCCTCCTTAAGGCATCCTACTCAATCTCAATAAGTATGGCTATACATACTGTTTggtgcatgcatacacacacgcacgcacacacgcacgcacacgcacacattatTAAGTCGATGTACACTTCTTTTATTTCAAGGCTTTAACTCGGTACTGGAGAAGTTGAATACATTTGAACCATCACTAATGTGTTAGAATTCATAAATGTTGCTTCATATTTAGAACATGTAGCTAACTTATTTTTGCTTTCTTTTGTTGCCTTTTTTTCCAGCTTTTGTGACATATCACGAAAGAACGCTTCACTAGGAGATAAAATAATTGATCTCATACTGATATTTCTCCCAAAATCTTGTTGTTTTTTAAAAGTAAGTCGTTGTGACATCTAGTGGTGAATGCTGGTACTTCAAAACTGTTTCGAGCAAGTCCACTGAGATGGGCAAGAACAAGCAAAAAGTCAGAGCCAGAGGCAGTTCCAGCCCACATTATGTGTATGCAGGTGATAATAATGAAGTGTAGGAATGAATGAAGTGTAGGATATTTATGGTTATATTAAGATGTGATTATATTTGATGTCAATAAACATACTGGTAATGGTGTAAGAATGACAGGGGACCTACAAAGGACAAAAATATAGCCAATTCCATTTTGACGTTGTTGTGGGGTTCGGTataatttcatgaaccttgtgcAAACCAAATGCAATATCCATGGGGCCCTAATAGCTTTCTTTTCAACTGTGAAGCCCTAGAAGCAGAAATAAAACAGCTGTAACTtaatgagacagacaggcacctTTCAATTGTGAAACAGTGCCTGTCAAACATTGACTAGTAGAGACAACAAACAATTCTTCTTCCTCTCTACAAACTTAAATGACCTTTAGGCAGGCGTGAACTACTACCAAGAATGTTGAAATCCAGGTAATGGCAAGTGTCTTTTCGGAACGCAGAGCAGGTGAGAGCTTCCAAGGAAATGTTTATTTAGAAGGTTACAGCAGCCCGTGCGCGCGCCACCCTCCTTGACGGTCTATTCTGGGCTGATATCTGCTTCCTTGCTGGTTATCTCCGCCAAGAGATCTGTCTCCACTCCTCCAGTGGTGGGTTGTCCGTGTTCTCACCCAGCTCACGTTCTGAGATAGCGGAGGCATGGGGCGCGATATAGGATGCAGGATAGACTCCTCCTGCCCCCAAGATAATTACCAGTTCGTTAACTTACTTACACTGATTGTCACATGCTAGGAATCTCGATAATTTTGTTAAAATAAACTTTTTAAATGTCCTTCTTCAAGTTAATCAATAACTTTTCTGTTGTCTGTGTGACAGACCACTAATGTttaattatttaacctttatttaactaggcaagtcagttaagaacaaattcatatttacaatgatggcctacccggccaaacctggaagacgctgggccaattgtgtgccaccctatgcgactcccaatcacgaccggttgtgatacagcctggaatcgaaccagggtctgtagtgacacctctagcactgggatgcagtgccttagatcgctgcgccccTCTATGGCCTGCTGGTCATGCATGCATCTGCCCTCTTATTAGCTACTGTTGCCTTcgatctttgaggacatgtattccCATTGTTATAGCGTTCACTTGActgtcttgtcaatataatagacaatcTTTGCTTCTAATCACCAGATAATCACCAACTAATCACCAATGGCTATAAGTGAATAGGCTACTTGTTCTTTATCATAATATAATTCAGATTCTATCAATTGTGGATAGTTGAGTTGGGAGtgatcagccaatgaagaagaagaaaatatactactttaaaatggagattgcCTCAGTGGCGATGTCCGTGCTGTCAataatgggacagatacaaagatgagtcctctatctatctctatggcctgTTGTTCACGCATGCCTGCCCTCTTATTAGCTACTGTTGCCTTCCATCTTTAAGGACATGTATTCCCATTGTTATAGCGTTCACTTGActgtcttgtcaatataatagacaatATTTTGCTTCTGCCATGTCCTAGGGAGAAACGTAGTTACAGTATTTaatggtatatgtgtgtgttgtttgtataAACATATTATTAATCTAACTCAAATAATAGTTTCATAAATAAGCAAAAGACTGAAAGTGTTACTTTTTGTTCGGTCTCCCCTAATTATCTGCTATTCAGTGGAACAGACAACAGATAATGAACGCTTTCCTTTGCCCATCCGTTGCTGACACATGCCAGATCTACAACGCCCGGATAGGTATTTtaagtatcagctaaccacattgtTTAGTTATAGCAATTTCACGCAACctttggttgatgcatgcaatgcCTGAGCAGGGGAACGCAACCAATGCATTTCTTCTTTGCTGTACTGATAAAGCTATTTTATAGGCTATCTAATTTAAGCTCAAATATCGGCTTTTTACGGGAAAATGTGCCTTTGTGATTGTGCCACAGTCAGGCAACAGTGATCCAATCAGCGAAACACCTGCCTCTACGATCACTTTGCTGAGAGATGTTTGGAGATTCAGGTAAGTGTAAACATCCGGAAATCTACATAAGCACACAGAACACAAGGCAACTGTAATGGACAAATATATTAGCATCATCATGTCATTGTCTGGCCCTGATTTTAGTGAAAGGAGTCTGTAGCCTACTTACTCATCATGAGTCATGCTGGctgggttggttggttggttggttgagatCAGGAAGAATTTCATTTTCTCATGCCCATGGGAATGCATGTGAAAATGTGGTCAAAACGGAATATTCAATTGCTGTAGCTGAATAATCATATAAATAATTGTAGCCTAATTATATAAGTTAATGATGAGCAAGAGAATTGGAGTTATCTCGGTTCAGGCTTATCTCGTGCTCTTTTGAGTCATGCACACACTTTTAATTAACTCGTGCGCACATTTTATTTAATTTCGTTCCACCAGGCCTGGTAGAGATTCTATTCATGTCTGTTGTAGAAACAATAGAAAAATAGCGGCCTACACTGATCACTGAACAAAGTTGTGAATAGTCTTGGCCTTTTTACCCCGAACCGTCACCAATCATTAGTCGCATCCATGAGTCCACTAAACGAGCCTATTGATCAGTCATTGACTGATTGCTTTAGACAAATAGTTTGTTATCCGAGAGCGCGAGGTCGAGTAGCTCACTCTGTTAATTGAAGATAACAGAGTGGGCAACAATGGCCCCATAATAGAATGAGAGTTTTGTGATTATGGCTgcagaaagaaaagaaaagaaacaaGAAGGGGTGCTCTAATTAGAAGAACTGTGGCTGGTGGGATCTCCCCCTACCTTTGTGCGCGGGTGTGGGGAGGCTGTGTGGCCGGCAGGCAGGCGACAGGCGCCGGTTGCTGGACAAAGGGCTGTCTGCTGCCAAAGTGGCTAGGCGTCCAAGCGCCCATCCTCCCAAACTTCCCAGCCTGTGCTGTGGCGCTTAAAACCCTTTCACGGTGATATGGGACAAGGTCTCCCCGACCAAGGCATCTCTCTCACGATTAAAATATTTCCAAACAGTAATGAAGTTTTCATCTGTACTAGCCCGTGGGAAGACAATATTTGTGTACTTTTTGGAAAGTTATGCTTTCGGTTTCTGTAATGCGTCAACAAAATGCTTATAAGGCCTATGGCATGTTGAGCACTGCTGTTAAATTTAATTAGTGTCTAATTTCTTATGGGAAAGTATATTTCATTTAACCCTCCTTATATGTCAATTATTGTTGATTTcaatagacctatagactaccgtaggctactgtgtttgtgtgtgtcatacAAATGGGGATCCGTTTTTCTCATTCACTCAAACGGTTAACTGCGTCTATAGGCCAAGTGCCATTGAAAGTGCAGAGGATATGTGCGGTTGAAATGGAGAGCAGGCAGAACTTCCGTGTCTCGCCCTCCTATAAATACTCCTATAttactattctattctattaataGTAGAATACAGACAATACTACAGGAAACACTGATAGAAACACTAACAGTAGCTCAGTTTAAAAATAAGTGCCTTGCATGTCATCACTCACGTGCCTCTATTCAACTGCAACGCAATGAAAATATGACAATTATGGGCCTATAGGCCTAATTATTATAAGAATAAATTGACTTGTAACTAATGACAGTTATACATGCTACATTGCTCTTATGAACAGAAACCTACAATACATTGATTTGCCTTTTTAAAAATGGTATAATGTAACATATTTCGTTTGAATTTGTTAAACAATCATCACTGATAAAGAGCTAGAGAAATATTGGGCTGAAAAACGTACATTTTATCCTCAAATATATTGCCGACAGAGGGCGCCATACACTCAGTGAACTAGTTAGGTCATGTTTCACAAaattgtgtgcgtgtgcgtgtgtgtgtgtgtgcgtgtgtgcgcgcgtgtgtgtgtgtgtgtgtgtgttttcaggtcTTTGACCATTTTAAGTTCTATTTTATAAGGCGATATTATCATTCATTTAGAGGCATCATTCATCTCATGTTGGGAGATAATAATTCGGctataattataacataataatactAGTAATAGGTAGCCTATATACATTATTAATCATTCATTTAAATGATTATTATTACTTTTAAGAATTTCAAACGTACTTTAACTGTATCCAGTAGATACAAAATATGAGTGAACAAAACTTTTTAACACATTGTTTTTTTTAATTGAAATTTTGAGATAATTCAACAAAAAAGTGAATTTACCCGGACAACCAACATAAACGAGATACGCTTTCaaattaaatatatttatatatagatatGCATTGTGCCCCATTTAAAGATACATGTTATCATCCTCTCCTGTGTTGGAGTGAAATGACCTGAGGTTTTTCTATATCTCTGCCTCTCCTGCAGATAATAGTCAGGTAATGTGACAAATAGGcagctttctctctctatctatctctccctctctctttctatctctccctctctctttctatctctccctctctctttctatctctccctctatctatctctccctctctctttctatctctctctctcttttctgataTTAGTTTTTGCAGACAGAGATTGCAGATAAACATGGCACACATGTTTGTTTCCTTCACGTGTCACAGGCAGATAATCAGCTATGCCTATGCACTACATGTAAAGACGTTTTGGTTCAAACCAACAAGCGCTAAATACCTTTCATTTACAGAAGGCCTATACGTTCatgtaaaataaaaaagaatAAAAAGCAATGAGTTAAACTCTAAATATTATATACACACCAATGTACAGTTTTGAATAAATTAATACCAATTGCATATTATTGGATTCCTttatagcttatttacataattaattTTAATTACATAAATAGTTCAAACATTTTTTCTGGCAAAAATGATAGGCCTAAGCTTTCTTCTATCAATTATTTTTAACGGAATGTTTATTTTATCCGTCCCTTTTGAAATAGCCTATGTTTTGAAAACCTTTTGGATGTAGCTTGTTTTCCTGTCATTCTACAGGTTGCTCACCCATGTTCATTCAGTACTTATGCTGTTGCAGTGCTCTCATCATAAATCAAAAGCACGTCTATTGATTATAGTTCGATAAAGTTCTTTCTTTCTTCAGTCCCTAAAAACAATGCCACGACGTTTCCACTGTCCTTTTAACATCAATATGTTCTACATGAAGAATGTTCTTAGTAAGTTTTCCTCCTTGTGGTATGGTATCCTCTTTGTGTACTCAAGTTTTAGCCAGCAGCCTAAAAATTCAGTGCCCACTTTTGGTTTTCATATTATTTCGATGCTTCAATTTCCTACAATATTGAAAGCGTACCCCACACAGTAACAGTAAGTGATGACGCGggttctctctccttcattccctgCTTCCTTGCTCCGTCCAGGCGCGAGAAAAGGTAGGCCGGTACTGTATTGCCATTTCCTCGCGTAATGTGCTGTACAAAATGTTTAATAAAGTCCTCTGATTTTCAAGCCAAGTCGTGGTGGAATATATTATTCCATTAGTGAGATCAGTTAGGGGAGTCTCTGGGGGGATacgtctctctctggctctccagGCCGCTCACTAGTCTCTGGATGTTTTGGAGCTCATTGATAGAGTCCTTCATCGATTTGGGAGAGCTGGTCCTATGACTCGACCCCGCTTTGTTGTTGTGGATATCAGGCACGGGACTCGTCTCCCTGCTGCCCGATTTGGAGGATTCGGAGCCGGGGTTTAGGCCGCCTGGCAGGCCGGTGGTGAGTAGACTTGTGCTCTGGGCCATAGACACCGGGATCTGGTAAGGATTAAACCGGAGCCGAGGGCGGGAGCTGGTGAGGAAGGGATTCCTCGAGAGCGAGCTGGCTGTAGTGCTGGCGGGCATGGCGGAGGCCGCGGCTGCAGCAGCAGCCATGTAGTTGTATGGGTATGGGAACAGGCCTCCAAAGGTCGGCATGGGAATGCCCTGAAATCAGACAGGAGAAAATGGCAGTTAGTACTGGGACCGTGTTGGTGATAGTGATATATTCAGACCACGATGTAGCCTACTCAAATGACTAGTCCTATTGAACCTTGGGGAACCCGCTCAACGACCAAATTATGCACGGCCTGAATAGCTAGTTCACTTCAATAATTAAACCTACAAGGAAGTCATCTTCTCCGATGTTAATGAACCCCTAAGAATAATGAAGGCTATACGCATTGGAGGCTAAAAAGGAGAACGCTTATTCCCAATCCAAAGGGGGGTAAATAAAAGCAAGGCCTTGCGTTTTTGCACCCACACATTTCCTGAGTGGTTGATTTATGGGTGCTCTTCTAAAGCATGTTCATTTCGGCTTTGAAACACAATTAACAAAACTGTTGTTCAAAATAatggtaataataatatatataggcCTATACCTTTTTTGTCGCTATTCTGCCAGCATGCGTCCTCACTATGATAAGCGTTCAAGAGACCCAAGCTTCCCTAGGCCTAGTGGCAGTGACCTGATAACCCAACATACTGAGACATTGAGTTCTGCCCAGAATAGAGCCTGCTGAATCTGGCCAGTTAAATGGTACAAAGCATAGCGTCTACAGTGGACTTTTGGCACTAAGTTTGGACATACTTGTAAGACTCGTGCCTTAACTTAGATTTGTGTCTTctgggtagttgttgtggaattgttagattacttgtacAATCATTTCGCtatactcgcaataacatctgctaaccatgtgtatgtgaccaatacgattttattttattttattggtcaAAGCCTATTCTAGGCCTAAAGTCAAACGAGCATAATGGCCTATAAGTGATCTCCGAGTTCAAACAAACAATTTGTTGCTGTGTAGAATTAAAGTCTCCCTTACCTGAGAGGCGAGCATGTGCTGCGACAGATGGAAGGGGAAAGGGTTCGGGGTGCCCCCCGTGCCCTGGGCGGAGAGGCTGCCGTTTTCCATACCACTTGCTCCAGATACCGACGCCAATAGATGTCCCATGCTCATGGCAGAAAACGCTCCTGGGCCCATAGCGAACTGTCCAGGGTGAAATAGCATTTGTCCGGCGTTCATGGGATTAAAAAACTGCTGGCTGTGCAAGCCAGACAGGGCCAGACTCTGCAGGTGGCTCGCGCTAAAGTGTGATGGGCTCTCTGTTTGAACCATGAGCGGGGAGAAACTTTCCTTGCTTGCGCTTATCCCGCCGCTGTCTGTGGTGTTCTTTTTTGACGAATCTGTAGTGTCTTTCCTGTGCCTGTTCTCCGTTTTGTCTCCTTTCTCAAGGTTCCTGAATAGGGAGTCACTCGGCTTCCTTGAGCACGGATAGTCGTCTTTCTTGTCCAGACTCGGCTTATCCTTCACCCGGTCCTCGCACCTCGGGCTGAAGGGAGAGGGCGGCTCGGGTCCAGGGCTGTTCGATGCGGTACAACGATCGTCCTGATGATCAAGTTCTTGCTCACTGTCAGTACAGGTTTTATCAtctgttataaaaaaaaaagttgtagtCAGAATTAGCTGTATGTTGGTGGGCATAAATGTAAAATAACTGACAAAATTCCATGCCATGCTCAgacttaaataaatacaaatatatgatTAATAATGGAAAGTAAAATAGCAGTTGAAACGGCAGTGGTTACAACattcacaagcacacacacacgcactgtgtAAGTGATTATTTTAAGTGTACAGTCATGATTTAGTGTTAACATGCCCTGTCTAACCGTTTCCTTCCTACATGTCAGCCCAAGAGGCTTACTCCGAGCATTGACATGTGGCTTTTGTGTTGTATTTTTACCCAAGAGTAAATAGACTTCAGTTATGACTCGAAAGTTGAGCAGTCAAAAGTTAGTGTTTTTCGATGGTCAAATAGACTGATTAAGTCTATGCATTACAACTGTTATTTAATATTTCAATAATAAGTGAGTTGAACAAATAGCCTGTCACGAAAGAACACTGTAAATCTAAAGAACATGAGCTGCTGAAAACGATCAAAGTACATTTTGTAATTAGAAAATGTACTATTACTCTGTGTGTTCTTGGTAAATTGCTTTTTGTGTTGCACAAATCTAATACTTTGACATAATAAATGAAATGAAGTTTCACAAACCGTACACTATTGGGTATAGGCCTAAAGCCTATTCTCTCAAATAGGCTAAATTACTAGAGGATTTGGCCTATAGCCTACATAGTTCAGCCACCATAAGTCTAAATGCCATTGGACACAATTGCACTATTATGTTTAAGCCTATCAAACGAACTGAGATTTAGGTTGAATATAATTTACCTCGGCTGATTCGACTGAACCTAAGCGGGCTGGATCCAGGTCCGGTTGGGGAGTGCGCACTTTCTCGGCCAGTTGTTGGTTCGCTAGAGGAGGCATCAGAGTCGCCCCCGTCTCGGTCTGCTTTGCATTGGTCTTCATACATCCGCAGGGAGGGAAGGGTCAACTGTTTCCTAGAGTTGAACGGTTCCCTTTTAATAATAGTGGGTACATGTATTCAAGTAAGGCATCCATACACCATTAACATGACATGATGCAAGCATTAGGCCGACCTACATTCAATGATAAGCCTACATCAGAATTGAGAATAGCATGCATTTTGTCATTTTTATTTTGTTAACTAATAAAAAGATGAAGGAATAACGTTGGGGCATTGTTGAAACATGCATAACATAGGACCTATGCATATTATCGTATTATGATAATATAATTTCTATAGAACTAGGCTAGACTACACAGTGTGATGGGTGAATGGACATAACCTATGCTtaccttttctctctccttccatttcCAGTGTCTCTGAATCCTTTGGCAAAAGGGTTATTATCAATCTTCAGTTGTGTTATCTGTAGACAGGAGGTAGAGAAAATCTATTAGGCAGTGCAGGGTGTACACAAGATAAACGAGAAAAACAATGACACATAGGCCTAACCATAGACGTTACAAttcattattgttgttattagtagtactagtagtagtattagGCCCATAACTCGGCCTATGGGCATATAGGTCCAGTTAGGCATATGGTAGGCCGAATAATGTCTTGACCTATATATAGGGTCACGTGTTTTTCTCCACTTGATTTAGTCTGATATAGTTCTCCCACATACATAGTGTCCCGTTAAACACACCGAACAGAACACACTCAGATGAAAGAAAGCCCCGATAGATGTTGCATTATTAATAGGGGTTTAATGACGAGGCGTTATTCTCACGAGCCCCATGAGAAACATACAGTGTTTCTCCATCCATTCTTTtcgaagagagtgagagagtgagagagggggagagggggagagctgaGTGGGGGTTGCTTCATGCAAGGCATGTATGGAAAAAAATACTGCATGGGCTTTAAAGCCAACCCTGTCACTGGAACCGCTGTACACGCTGCTTGGCCTAAATGTTTCGATACGGGGTTTGTCCTGTTTGAGAGGCCGGTGTTTCCCCCCTCCTCACCGTGTATGGAACTCTTGAGGAATTCATGAATCGACCAATCAGGGAGTCACAGTTCCCCATCTGTCACGCTTTGATTGCGCAGGCAGCCTCTGAGACTGTGTAGTTCGCGGACAAACTGACGAGGCTAGTGCCTTCTAATCGATTGTGACTCTTT comes from Salvelinus alpinus chromosome 21, SLU_Salpinus.1, whole genome shotgun sequence and encodes:
- the LOC139547963 gene encoding T-box transcription factor TBX2b-like isoform X3, producing MRDPVFTGTAMAYHPFHAHRPTDFSMSAFLAAAQPSFFPTLTLQHGALTKPMSDHLVGAAEAGLHPALSHHHQAAHLRSLKSLEPEEEVEDDPKVTLEAKDLWDQFHKIGTEMVITKSGRRMFPPFKVRINGLDKKAKYILLMDIVAADDCRYKFHNSRWMVAGKADPEMPKRMYIHPDSPATGEQWMAKPVAFHKLKLTNNISDKHGFTILNSMHKYQPRFHIVRANDILKLPYSTFRTYVFPETDFIAVTAYQNDKITQLKIDNNPFAKGFRDTGNGRREKREPFNSRKQLTLPSLRMYEDQCKADRDGGDSDASSSEPTTGRESAHSPTGPGSSPLRFSRISRDDKTCTDSEQELDHQDDRCTASNSPGPEPPSPFSPRCEDRVKDKPSLDKKDDYPCSRKPSDSLFRNLEKGDKTENRHRKDTTDSSKKNTTDSGGISASKESFSPLMVQTESPSHFSASHLQSLALSGLHSQQFFNPMNAGQMLFHPGQFAMGPGAFSAMSMGHLLASVSGASGMENGSLSAQGTGGTPNPFPFHLSQHMLASQGIPMPTFGGLFPYPYNYMAAAAAAASAMPASTTASSLSRNPFLTSSRPRLRFNPYQIPVSMAQSTSLLTTGLPGGLNPGSESSKSGSRETSPVPDIHNNKAGSSHRTSSPKSMKDSINELQNIQRLVSGLESQRETYPPRDSPN
- the LOC139547963 gene encoding T-box transcription factor TBX2b-like isoform X4 produces the protein MRDPVFTGTAMAYHPFHAHRPTDFSMSAFLAAAQPSFFPTLTLQHGALTKPMSDHLVGAAEAGLHPALSHHHQAAHLRSLKSLEPEEEVEDDPKVTLEAKDLWDQFHKIGTEMVITKSGRRMFPPFKVRINGLDKKAKYILLMDIVAADDCRYKFHNSRWMVAGKADPEMPKRMYIHPDSPATGEQWMAKPVAFHKLKLTNNISDKHGFVSTTILNSMHKYQPRFHIVRANDILKLPYSTFRTYVFPETDFIAVTAYQNDKITQLKIDNNPFAKGFRDTGNGRREKRKQLTLPSLRMYEDQCKADRDGGDSDASSSEPTTGRESAHSPTGPGSSPLRFSRISRDDKTCTDSEQELDHQDDRCTASNSPGPEPPSPFSPRCEDRVKDKPSLDKKDDYPCSRKPSDSLFRNLEKGDKTENRHRKDTTDSSKKNTTDSGGISASKESFSPLMVQTESPSHFSASHLQSLALSGLHSQQFFNPMNAGQMLFHPGQFAMGPGAFSAMSMGHLLASVSGASGMENGSLSAQGTGGTPNPFPFHLSQHMLASQGIPMPTFGGLFPYPYNYMAAAAAAASAMPASTTASSLSRNPFLTSSRPRLRFNPYQIPVSMAQSTSLLTTGLPGGLNPGSESSKSGSRETSPVPDIHNNKAGSSHRTSSPKSMKDSINELQNIQRLVSGLESQRETYPPRDSPN
- the LOC139547963 gene encoding T-box transcription factor TBX2b-like isoform X1; the encoded protein is MRDPVFTGTAMAYHPFHAHRPTDFSMSAFLAAAQPSFFPTLTLQHGALTKPMSDHLVGAAEAGLHPALSHHHQAAHLRSLKSLEPEEEVEDDPKVTLEAKDLWDQFHKIGTEMVITKSGRRMFPPFKVRINGLDKKAKYILLMDIVAADDCRYKFHNSRWMVAGKADPEMPKRMYIHPDSPATGEQWMAKPVAFHKLKLTNNISDKHGFVSTTILNSMHKYQPRFHIVRANDILKLPYSTFRTYVFPETDFIAVTAYQNDKITQLKIDNNPFAKGFRDTGNGRREKREPFNSRKQLTLPSLRMYEDQCKADRDGGDSDASSSEPTTGRESAHSPTGPGSSPLRFSRISRDDKTCTDSEQELDHQDDRCTASNSPGPEPPSPFSPRCEDRVKDKPSLDKKDDYPCSRKPSDSLFRNLEKGDKTENRHRKDTTDSSKKNTTDSGGISASKESFSPLMVQTESPSHFSASHLQSLALSGLHSQQFFNPMNAGQMLFHPGQFAMGPGAFSAMSMGHLLASVSGASGMENGSLSAQGTGGTPNPFPFHLSQHMLASQGIPMPTFGGLFPYPYNYMAAAAAAASAMPASTTASSLSRNPFLTSSRPRLRFNPYQIPVSMAQSTSLLTTGLPGGLNPGSESSKSGSRETSPVPDIHNNKAGSSHRTSSPKSMKDSINELQNIQRLVSGLESQRETYPPRDSPN
- the LOC139547963 gene encoding T-box transcription factor TBX2b-like isoform X2; the encoded protein is MRDPVFTGTAMAYHPFHAHRPTDFSMSAFLAAAQPSFFPTLTLQHGALTKPMSDHLVGAAEAGLHPALSHHHQAAHLRSLKSLEPEEEVEDDPKVTLEAKDLWDQFHKIGTEMVITKSGRRMFPPFKVRINGLDKKAKYILLMDIVAADDCRYKFHNSRWMVAGKADPEMPKRMYIHPDSPATGEQWMAKPVAFHKLKLTNNISDKHGFTILNSMHKYQPRFHIVRANDILKLPYSTFRTYVFPETDFIAVTAYQNDKITQLKIDNNPFAKGFRDTGNGRREKRKQLTLPSLRMYEDQCKADRDGGDSDASSSEPTTGRESAHSPTGPGSSPLRFSRISRDDKTCTDSEQELDHQDDRCTASNSPGPEPPSPFSPRCEDRVKDKPSLDKKDDYPCSRKPSDSLFRNLEKGDKTENRHRKDTTDSSKKNTTDSGGISASKESFSPLMVQTESPSHFSASHLQSLALSGLHSQQFFNPMNAGQMLFHPGQFAMGPGAFSAMSMGHLLASVSGASGMENGSLSAQGTGGTPNPFPFHLSQHMLASQGIPMPTFGGLFPYPYNYMAAAAAAASAMPASTTASSLSRNPFLTSSRPRLRFNPYQIPVSMAQSTSLLTTGLPGGLNPGSESSKSGSRETSPVPDIHNNKAGSSHRTSSPKSMKDSINELQNIQRLVSGLESQRETYPPRDSPN